GACGATCGAACGCGTTCGGTTTTGAATCACGTCGTTGATTCGCTGAGCTCTCTCGCGGGACAGGTAGGGACTCAGCAGTTCGCATATCTTTGCGTGAGAGAAGGGCCTCTTCCGGATCATGATGTGATCTGGACGGTCTGTAGCCATGTGGCCACCCGTTATTGGTGAGGCTGAAGCGGTATAGGGTGCTTTTCGATCTTCCACTATCACACGAAGCAACGACAGCGATGAATATAAACGACTGCGTAGTAGTAATAACCGGCGCCAGCAGCGGCCTCGGGCGGGCGTGCTCTACAGAATTGGTCGCGCGAGGGGCAAAAGTTTTCGGCCTCGCCCGGAGGACCGATCGGCTTACCACCATGGAGCGAGATCTCGGTCCGGGTTTCAAAGGCATATCGTGCGATGTCACGGAGGAGGATGAAGTGAATGCCTCACTCCAGCAAGTTATCGATGCAGCGGGCCGCGTGGACGTGCTCGTGAACAATGCTGGACTGGGACGATTTGGTCGCGTTGACGAATTTTCGTCGGCGGAGTGGGACCTCCTGATGAAGACGAATCTTCGCGGCATGTTTCTGTGCACGAAGGCTGTTGTCCCGACTATGAA
The Rhodothermales bacterium genome window above contains:
- a CDS encoding SDR family oxidoreductase → MNINDCVVVITGASSGLGRACSTELVARGAKVFGLARRTDRLTTMERDLGPGFKGISCDVTEEDEVNASLQQVIDAAGRVDVLVNNAGLGRFGRVDEFSSAEWDLLMKTNLRGMFLCTKAVVPTMKKQNETTGFGGHVVNIASVAGLLGNAVIGAYNVTKFGVRGFSESLMKELRDDGIKVSCVYPGSIETEFFEVAEVEMSPNPMQVNDVATTVVQLIDTPDNYLISEVVMRPLRPRG